From a single Psychromonas sp. psych-6C06 genomic region:
- the fusA gene encoding elongation factor G gives MARTTAIEQYRNIGIVAHVDAGKTTTTERILFYTGISHRMGEVHDGAATMDWMEQEQERGITITSAATTTFWSGMEGQFDKHRINIIDTPGHVDFTIEVERSLRVLDGAVVVFCGSSGVEPQSETVWRQANKYHVPRIVFVNKMDRTGADFEAVVEQIRERLGATCVPIHLNVGTEEDFSGVIDLIKMKLINWTDADQGMTFEYHDIPDDLVERAQELHEEIVDTAAEANDELMEKYLEEGELSVEEIKQGLRIRTLSNEIVLATCGSAFKNKGVQAVLDAVIDFLPSPIEVEAIKGIDEKENEVACPADDNAPFAALAFKIATDPFVGTLTFMRVYSGVVNSGDHVYNSVKQKRERFGRIVQMHANDRQEIKEVRAGDIAAAIGLKDVTTGDTLCNADHKVILERMDFPEPVIQIAVEPRTKVDQDKLTIALEKLAAEDPSFRVETNEESGQILLSGMGELHLDIIVDRMRREFSVNCNVGNPQVAYREAIRKTVEIEGKFIRQGEGPSQYGHVILKLEPLEAGAGFEFVNEVTNGCIPKEYFPAISKGCEEQMNQGVLAGYPMLDIRATLIGGSFHETDSQEMSFKVAAMLGFRDGALKADATILEPVMKVEITTPEDWMGDVVGDLNRRRGMIEGMDEGPGGVKIVHAKVPLAEMFGYATSLRSATQGRASYSMEFLEYGDAPKKIANAIIEAK, from the coding sequence TTGGCACGTACAACAGCTATTGAGCAATACCGTAATATCGGCATTGTTGCGCATGTCGATGCGGGAAAAACAACAACGACTGAACGTATTTTGTTCTACACCGGCATATCTCACCGAATGGGTGAGGTACATGACGGTGCAGCAACAATGGACTGGATGGAGCAGGAGCAGGAGCGTGGTATCACTATCACATCTGCTGCAACGACGACATTCTGGTCTGGTATGGAAGGTCAGTTTGACAAGCATCGTATTAATATCATCGACACACCGGGACATGTTGACTTCACCATTGAAGTTGAACGTTCCTTACGTGTACTTGATGGCGCAGTGGTTGTATTTTGTGGCTCATCGGGTGTAGAGCCTCAATCAGAAACTGTTTGGCGTCAAGCGAACAAATACCACGTTCCACGTATTGTATTTGTGAACAAGATGGATAGAACCGGTGCTGATTTTGAAGCAGTTGTAGAACAAATTCGTGAACGCTTAGGCGCCACTTGTGTTCCAATTCATTTGAATGTGGGCACAGAGGAAGACTTTAGCGGTGTGATTGATCTCATCAAAATGAAGTTAATCAACTGGACTGACGCAGACCAAGGCATGACGTTTGAATATCACGATATTCCAGACGACTTAGTTGAGCGAGCGCAAGAACTGCACGAAGAGATTGTTGATACAGCTGCAGAAGCAAACGATGAACTGATGGAAAAGTACCTTGAAGAAGGTGAACTTTCTGTCGAAGAGATCAAACAGGGCTTACGTATTCGTACGTTAAGCAATGAAATTGTACTAGCGACCTGCGGTAGCGCCTTTAAAAATAAAGGTGTGCAAGCAGTACTAGATGCAGTGATTGATTTCTTGCCTTCTCCAATTGAAGTTGAAGCCATTAAAGGCATCGACGAAAAAGAGAATGAAGTCGCATGTCCTGCTGACGATAACGCACCCTTTGCAGCGCTTGCATTTAAAATTGCAACGGACCCATTCGTAGGTACGTTGACATTTATGCGCGTTTATTCAGGTGTTGTTAATTCAGGTGATCATGTTTATAACTCAGTAAAACAAAAGCGTGAGCGTTTTGGCCGTATCGTTCAGATGCACGCCAATGACCGTCAAGAGATCAAAGAGGTGCGCGCTGGCGATATCGCTGCTGCAATCGGCCTTAAAGATGTTACGACGGGTGACACGCTATGTAATGCTGATCATAAAGTGATTCTTGAGCGTATGGACTTTCCTGAGCCAGTGATTCAGATTGCAGTTGAACCTCGAACGAAGGTTGACCAAGATAAACTGACCATTGCGCTTGAAAAGTTAGCAGCAGAAGATCCTTCTTTTCGTGTTGAAACGAATGAAGAATCTGGACAAATACTACTCTCTGGCATGGGTGAGCTTCACCTAGATATTATCGTAGATCGTATGCGCCGTGAGTTTAGTGTTAACTGTAACGTGGGTAATCCTCAAGTTGCATACCGAGAAGCCATCCGTAAAACGGTTGAAATTGAAGGTAAATTTATTCGTCAAGGTGAAGGGCCGAGCCAATATGGCCACGTCATCTTGAAGCTTGAACCGCTTGAAGCGGGCGCAGGTTTTGAATTTGTTAATGAAGTCACAAATGGTTGTATTCCTAAAGAGTACTTTCCGGCGATTAGCAAAGGCTGTGAAGAACAAATGAACCAAGGTGTGTTAGCGGGTTATCCGATGCTTGATATTCGTGCAACGCTGATTGGTGGTTCATTCCACGAAACAGATTCACAAGAGATGTCATTCAAAGTAGCTGCTATGTTAGGTTTTAGAGACGGAGCATTAAAAGCTGATGCAACCATCCTTGAGCCTGTCATGAAAGTTGAAATCACTACACCAGAAGACTGGATGGGTGATGTTGTGGGCGACCTAAATCGTCGTCGTGGTATGATTGAAGGTATGGACGAAGGCCCTGGTGGTGTTAAAATCGTGCATGCTAAAGTACCGCTTGCTGAAATGTTTGGTTATGCGACCTCATTACGCTCAGCAACACAAGGCCGTGCTTCCTATTCTATGGAATTTTTAGAATATGGTGATGCGCCTAAAAAAATAGCTAACGCAATTATTGAAGCGAAATAA